The nucleotide sequence ATCGGGGAAAATCCGGATCCAGATCTTTCCGCCCTTCTTCATTTTTCTCGAAATGGCCACACGGGTGGCTTCTATCTGGCGGGCGGTGATCCAGGCACAGTCAAGAGTCTGAAGACCGTACTCGCCGAAGGCCACCGTAGCCCCGCCCTTGGCGCGTCCCTTGAGGGGACGGCGGAAAGGTTTGCGGTATTTTACCCTGCTCGGCATAAGCATAGCGTGCTACCCCCTTTTCCGGGACTGCCGGGGCGCCTGGGCGGGACGCTCGTTTTCCTTGTCCCTGTAAATCCAGACCTTTACTCCGATGACTCCGTACATGGTGCGGGCCTCGGCAAACCCGTAATCGATGTCGGCACGGATGGTGGACAGAGGAAGCTGCCCCTCGTTGTACCATTCCGTCCGGGCGATTTCCGCTCCGCCGAGACGGCCGGCGGTGGAAATCTTGATTCCCTTGGCTCCGCCCTTCATGGCGCGGAAGATGGACTGCTTCATGGCCCTCCGGAAGGAAACCCTTCTCTCGAGGGCGGAGGCGACGCCCACTGCCACGAGCTGGGCCTC is from Aminivibrio pyruvatiphilus and encodes:
- the rplP gene encoding 50S ribosomal protein L16 — translated: MLMPSRVKYRKPFRRPLKGRAKGGATVAFGEYGLQTLDCAWITARQIEATRVAISRKMKKGGKIWIRIFPDHPFTKKPLETRMGKGKGSPEFWVAPVKRGRILFEIAGVPKEVVEEAFRTASHKLPVKVRIVAREGFGGE
- the rpsC gene encoding 30S ribosomal protein S3; its protein translation is MGQKVHPIGFRLGVVSEWESKWYAGGKDYAKNLHEDIALRKYIAKKWEHAGISRIEIERVGHVIRFTVWTSRPGVVIGRGGAEIQVMKDDLQAKTGAKIMINVQEIKNADVEAQLVAVGVASALERRVSFRRAMKQSIFRAMKGGAKGIKISTAGRLGGAEIARTEWYNEGQLPLSTIRADIDYGFAEARTMYGVIGVKVWIYRDKENERPAQAPRQSRKRG